AGCCGTGCGCAGGATGACGCCCATGCCCTGCGGGACTTCGAGCATCCGGGCGATTTCCTTGAGACGCTTGCGGTCCTGCGGATTGGTGATCTTGCGGGAAATGCCGCCGCCGCGAGCCGTGTTCGGCATCAGGACCGAGTAGCGGCCTGCGAGCGAGAGATAGGTGGTGAGCGCCGCGCCCTTGTTGCCGCGCTCTTCCTTGGCAACCTGCACAAGCAGGATCTGGCGACGCTTGATGACTTCCTGAATGCGATACTGCTTGCGCGGCTTGCGCTGCACGCGGTCGGGAACCTCTTCCATCGCATCTTCGGCGCCGACCGATTCGATCACTTCCTCCTCATGATCGTCATCGTCGTCGTCGTCATTGCCGCGGCGGCGGGAATCGACGTCTTCGGAGATCGAGTCGGTCTCCACAGCAGCAGCTATGCTGCCGCCGACAGGCCCCTCGTCATCATCGTCGACGACGGAGGCGGAAGGTGCTTCGACATCGGTCGGGACGGCGTCTTCGGTCGGCGTGGTTTCGACGACCTTCTTGCGGCTGCGACGCGGCTTGGCCTTCTTGGCCGGAGCCTCTTCTGCGGCCGGAGCGCTTGCTTCAGCCGGAGCGGCGTCTTCGGAAGCCTCTTCGGCGGCCGGCTCCTTTGCCGGCAAGATGCCGGTGTCGGGCTGCTCCTGGGTCGACGGGTCGCTCACGGGTGCGGTTTCGACATGCTCGACGTCGTCGTCTCGGCGGTGCTCCTCGGCCTCGGCGCGAAGCAGGGCCTGACGGTCGGCCAGCGGGATCTGGTAATAGTCGGGATGGATTTCGGCAAAGGCCAGGAAGCCGTGCCGGTTGCCGCCGTAATCGACGAAAGCGGCCTGAAGCGAGGGTTCGACCCTCGTTACTTTTGCGAGATAGATGTTGCCGCGTATCTGCTTCTTGTGCTGCGACTCGAAGTCAAATTCTTCTATACGGTTTCCGCGAACGACAACGACACGTGTCTCTTCCTCGTGAGACGCGTCGATAAGCATTTTGTCTGCCATGTAAGGTGTGCTCCTCGGCGCAGCCGCAGACACCCATTCCCGCCCGTATTGATAACAGGGGGCATGCGGTCGAGCGTGGGTGCGCCGGATAATGAAAGTCGCGATTGGTTCGGGCGGGACAGCAGCAGCCAGGCGACAGCGGGGAATTCATTCTCCCGGGGCCTGTAGACTTTGGATAAAACCTGCTGCGAAACCATTATGACCAAGCGAGATCGACAATACTTAAGACCCCTGGGGGTCCGATGAGTTTGCTCCTCGGAGCGTTTGGTGGCTATCCACCGATGAAGTTTCCGCATACGCCGGAAAATTCAGGATCCAGTTTACTATGGAGAGAAGCGCGTAAGACGGCGGACGATTGCCGGTTGTGGCGCCAGGTCCTCGTGGGGTTGGCAGCCGCGCGGCGACTCTATCCCGTCAACACTTTCTAACCTGAAAATCGTTGTATGGTTTCTCTGTCACAATAGCAAGGGAAAAGCCAAATGCGCCATAATATTGATGGATTTGGAAATGCATAGACAATCGGGGAATTGGCGGTCCTGATTCGGCGGTGGCGGACAATCGCTCAAGCGGGCGGTGCGTGCATGAGGCTGCAAGGATCCATCGCAATGACAGATAGGGTGTGGCGGTCGAGTGTTTAAGAGGGTGCGGTCCGCAGCGGGGGAATCCGGCAAGCGGAAGACGAAATTCGTAGGCGTGCTCGCTGCAGCGGCGGTTTCGCTTCATGCCATGGTCGCGCTTGCCGCCGGTCCGAAGAAGCCAGAGGCGCTGCTTGCCTATGGCGCACGCATCATCGGCGACGACGCCCGTACCCGCGTCGTCATCGATTTCGACCGGCAGCCGAGTTTTTCGGTCCACTATATCGCCAATCCCGAGCGCATCGTCGTCGATCTGCCGGCGACCGCGTTCGGTTTCCAGGCCAAAGATCTGGCGGCGAGGGGGCTTTTCAAGGACATCCGCTACGGCACGATGGACGAAGGCAGCGCCCGCATCGTGCTGAGCGCCGTCAAGCCGGTGAAGCTGGCCACGGCCAAGGTGCAGGCCGACGAGGATGGCAGGGGTTACCGCCTCGTGCTCGATGCCGAGATGACCGGCAAGGAGGAGTTCGCGGCCCTCGTCAAGGCGCAGTCCTGGAGCGATCCGGCAGACCGTCCGCAGTCGGGTCCAATACCGGCGCCGCAGGCGGCACAGCCTGGCGACTTCATCATCGCCGTCGATGCCGGCCATGGAGGCATCGATACCGGCGCGATCGGCGTCGATACCAAGACCGAGGAAAAGCAGGTGACGCTTGCCTTCGCCAAGGCGCTGGCCGACCGGCTGAACCGCGAGCATGGCATCAAGGCCTTCCTCACCCGCAGCGAGGATGAATTCCTGTCGCTTGCCGAGCGCGTGCAGATCGCCAGGCAGAACCATGCCGGCCTCTTCATCTCGCTGCACGCCGATACGCTGAAGCAAAAGGATATCCGCGGCGCGACGGTATATACGATCTCCGACAGGGCCTCCGACAAGCTCGCCGCCGATCTTGCCGAGCGCGAAAATCTTTCCGATCAGATCGCCGGCAAGGAAACCGCCGCCGAACCACCGGAAGTGGCCGATATCCTGCTCGACCTGACGCGCCGCGAGACTCAGGCCTTCTCGATCTCGCTGGCCGAAAGCGTGCTCGGTTCGTTCAAGGATCAGATCAGTACGATCAACAATCCGCATCGGCATGCAGGCTTCCAGGTTCTGCGGGCGCCCGATGTGCCCTCGATTCTGCTCGAACTCGGCTTCCTCTCCAACGCGGAAGACGAAAAGCTGCTGCTCGACGAGAAATGGAGGGTGAAGATCGCCGAGCTGTTGACCGATGCCGTCAAGCGCTATCGCTCTTCCGTGGTTGCCAATGGCGGCTGAGGCCGTGGCTGAGATGTGACACCCGCGGCGAAAGCAAAGCGGAGCATGTGAATGGGGCAGGGGAGCCCTATTTTGCTCACATTCAGGCCGTTACTCGCCGCTATGTTTTCGACTAGCCAGGCTGGACGGCTTGTCGCGATGGCGCTCATGGAGTATGCCCGCGCGATGTGCAAATCGCCCGCTTCCATGCAAATATAGTGCCTGCACCGATTGAAATTTGGAATACCGGTAGCTCAATATGATCAGACTCCTTGGATATTTCTTCGGAATTGCTTGCGTCCTGTTTCTGGGCGCTGCTGCCGTCGTTGCCGTCTACCTGGCAAACGTCGCGAAGGATCTCCCCGATTACGCCGTCCTGAACAGCTATGCGCCGCCGGTCACCACCCGCGTTCATGCCGGAAACGGCGCGTTGATGGCCGAATACGCCAAGGAAAAGCGTCTTTTCCTGCCGATCCAGGCGATCCCGGATCGGGTCAAGGCCGCCTTCCTTTCGGCCGAAGACAAGAATTTCTACAACCATCCCGGCGTCGATCTCAGCGGGCTTGCGCGCGCCATCGTCGTCAACCTGCAGAATTTCGGCTCCGGCCGGCGTCCCGTGGGCGCCTCGACGATCACGCAGCAGGTGGCCAAGAACTTCCTTTTGACATCCGACCAGACGATCGACCGCAAGATCAAGGAAGCCATCCTCTCCTTCCGCATCGAGCAGGCCTACAGCAAGGACAAGATCCTCGAGCTCTATCTGAACGAGATCTTCTTCGGCCTGAACTCCTACGGCATCGCCGGGGCGGCGCTCACCTACTTCAACAAGTCGGTCACCGAACTCACCGTTGCCGAAGCCGCCTATCTCGCCTCGCTGCCGAAGGGCCCCGCGAACTATCATCCCTTCCGCCATCCAGATGCCGCGGTGGAGCGCCGCAACTGGGTCATCGACCGCATGGTCGAAAACGGCTATGTGAGCCCGAGCGACGGGGCGGAAGCCAAGAAGCAGCAGCTCGGCGTGACGGCCCGCAGCACCGGCCCCTCGCTCTTTGCTTCTGATTATTTCGCCGAAGCCGTTCGCCGCCAGCTCATCGGCCAATATGGAGAAAAGGCGCTCTACGAAGGCGGCCTTTCGGTCCGCACCTCGCTCGATCCGCAGATGCAGCTCGCCGCCCGCAAGGCGCTGCAGGACGGCCTGACGACCTACGACGAACGCCGCGGCTTCCATGGAGCGCTGAAGGCGATCGACACTACCGCCGATTGGGGCAAGGCGCTCGCGGAAATTCCAGCGCTTTCCGACGTGCCCGAATGGCGCCTCGCCGTCGTGCTTGCCGTTTCCACCGAAAGCGTCGACATCGGCCTCCAGCCCCGCAGGGACGGCGCCGGAAAGGCTGCCGCCGAGCGCGAGCATGGCACGATCGAGGCGAAGAACATGCAGTGGGCCTACCGCTCCTCGACCGGCGAGCGCAAGACGGCCAAATCGCCCGAAGGCGTGCTTTCGCCGGGCGACGTCGTCTATGTCGAGCGGTTGGGAGGCGAAGGCTCGACGTCTTACCGTCTGCGCCAACCGCCGAAGGTTCAGGGCGGCCTCGTTGCCATGGACCCCAAGACCGGCCGCGTCCTTGCGATGGCAGGCGGCTTCTCCTATGGGCAGTCGGAATTCAACCGCGCGACGCAGGCGATGCGCCAGCCCGGCTCCTCGTTCAAGCCGTTCGTCTATGCTGCGGCCATGGACAATGGTTATACGCCCGCCTCGGTGATCATGGACGCGCCGATTGAGGTCGTCTCCGGCGGCCAGGTCTGGAGGCCGGAAAACTACGGCGGCGAATTCAATGGTCCGTCGACGCTGCGCTCCGGCATCGAGCACTCGCGCAACCTGATGACCGTGCGCCTTGCCAATGACCTCGGCATGAACATCGTTGCCGAATATGCCGAGCGCTTCGGCATCTACGACAAGATGCCGGCATTGCTTGCCATGTCGCTCGGCTCCGGCGAGACCACCGTGTTGCGTATGGTTTCGGCCTATTCGGTGATCGCCAACGGCGGCAAGCAGATCAAGCCGACGCTGATCGATCGCATCCAGGACCGCTACGGCAAGACGATCTTCAGACATGAGGAACGTCTCTGCGACAGCTGCAATGCCGGCGACTGGCAGAATCAGGAAGAGCCGAACATCGTCGACAACCGGGAACAGGTTCTCGACCCGATGACGGCCTATCAGATCACCTCGATGATGCAGGGCGTCATCGCCCGTGGCACTGCGGCCGGCAAGATCGACCTCGGCGGGCGCGACGTGGCTGGCAAGACCGGCACCACCAACGACGAGAAGGATGCCTGGTTCGTCGGCTTCACGCCCGACCTCGTGGCCGGCCTCTACATGGGCTTCGACAATCCGGCGCCGCTTGGCCGCGGCGGTACGGGCGGCGGCCTCTCGGCTCCCATCTTCAACGAATTCATGCAGGCAGCCGTCAAGGACATGCCGGAATCGAAATTCGTCATCCCGCAGGGCATGAACCTGATCCCGATCGACCGCAAGACCGGCATGGCGGCGATGGAGGGCGATCCGAACACCATCATCGAGGCCTTCAAGCCCGGCACCGGCCCGGCCGACAGCTTGTCCGTCATCGGCATGGACAGCACGATGGCGCCGGAGGAGATCCTGAAGACCTCGCCGCAGGCGAACCAGGCCGTGCAGTCTGGCGCAGGCGGCCTCTACTGAACAATCCCAGCACCGATGCGGCGGCCGCGGCTCTTTACATCCGCGGCCGCCGCAACTATTTGACGGACCAACTCAAGACCAACGCAAAGAAGCAGGAAAATGCGAGCGGAAATCGAAAACGTAGTCGATGAAACCAAGCAGGCTATCACCCTGCTGAGGAGGCATCTTTGACTGGGACCAGGCGATAAGACGGCTGGACTGGTTAAACAACAAGGCAGAAGACCCGAATCTCTGGAACGATGCTGCCGAAGCTCAGAAGCTGATGCGCGAACGCCAGCAGCTCGATGACGGCATCAACGGCGTGAAGCAGCTCGAACAGCAGCTGAACGACCATGTCGAACTCATCGAGATGGGTGAGGAAGAGGGCGATGAAAGCATCGTCAAGGAGGCCGAGGACGCGCTGAAGAGCCTGAAGGCCGAGGCCGCGCGCCGCCAGGTGGAAGCCATGCTTTCAGGCGAGGCCGACGCCAACGACACCTATCTCGAAGTGCATTCGGGTGCCGGCGGCACCGAAAGCCAGGACTGGGCGAACATGCTGCTTCGCATGTACACGCGCTGGGCGGAACGCCAGCGTTTCAAGGTCGAGCTTCTCGAAGTCCATGACGGCGAAGAGGCGGGGATCAAGTCGGCGACGCTGCTGGTCAAGGGCCACAATGCCTATGGCTGGCTGAAGACGGAGTCGGGCGTGCACCGGCTCGTACGCATTTCGCCCTATGACAGCAATGCGCGCCGCCACACGTCCTTTTCGTCGATCTGGGTCTATCCGGTGGTCGATGACTCGATCAACATCGAAATCAACGAAAGCGACTGCCGCATCGACACCTACCGCTCGTCGGGCGCGGGCGGACAGCACGTGAACACCACCGACTCGGCAGTGCGCATCACGCATATTCCGACCGGCATCGTCGTTGCCTGCCAGCAGGAGCGCTCGCAGCACAAGAACCGCGCCAAGGCCTGGGACATGCTGCGCGCGCGCATGTATGAAGCGGAACTGAAGAAGCGCGAAGAGGCAGCAAGCGCCGAAGCGGCATCCAAGACGGAGATCGGCTGGGGCCATCAGATCCGCTCCTACGTGCTGCAGCCCTATCAGCTGGTCAAGGACCTGCGCACCGGCGTTTCGAGCACGGCACCTGGCGACGTACTCGATGGCGACCTCAACGAGTTCATGGAAGCAGCGCTTGCGCACCGCATCAGCGGCAAGCCGGACGCAGTGCTCGAGGACGTTGATTGACAACGAGGGGAAACGGTCAGGGACGGTCAGTGTCTGGATTAAACGCCTTTCGTCCGGCTTAGTGCCAAATCCGCTTGCAGCATGTGGTCGCAAGCGGCCTTGGCCTGTAGGCGCAAAGCCAA
Above is a window of Rhizobium etli 8C-3 DNA encoding:
- a CDS encoding N-acetylmuramoyl-L-alanine amidase, whose protein sequence is MVALAAGPKKPEALLAYGARIIGDDARTRVVIDFDRQPSFSVHYIANPERIVVDLPATAFGFQAKDLAARGLFKDIRYGTMDEGSARIVLSAVKPVKLATAKVQADEDGRGYRLVLDAEMTGKEEFAALVKAQSWSDPADRPQSGPIPAPQAAQPGDFIIAVDAGHGGIDTGAIGVDTKTEEKQVTLAFAKALADRLNREHGIKAFLTRSEDEFLSLAERVQIARQNHAGLFISLHADTLKQKDIRGATVYTISDRASDKLAADLAERENLSDQIAGKETAAEPPEVADILLDLTRRETQAFSISLAESVLGSFKDQISTINNPHRHAGFQVLRAPDVPSILLELGFLSNAEDEKLLLDEKWRVKIAELLTDAVKRYRSSVVANGG
- a CDS encoding penicillin-binding protein 1A codes for the protein MIRLLGYFFGIACVLFLGAAAVVAVYLANVAKDLPDYAVLNSYAPPVTTRVHAGNGALMAEYAKEKRLFLPIQAIPDRVKAAFLSAEDKNFYNHPGVDLSGLARAIVVNLQNFGSGRRPVGASTITQQVAKNFLLTSDQTIDRKIKEAILSFRIEQAYSKDKILELYLNEIFFGLNSYGIAGAALTYFNKSVTELTVAEAAYLASLPKGPANYHPFRHPDAAVERRNWVIDRMVENGYVSPSDGAEAKKQQLGVTARSTGPSLFASDYFAEAVRRQLIGQYGEKALYEGGLSVRTSLDPQMQLAARKALQDGLTTYDERRGFHGALKAIDTTADWGKALAEIPALSDVPEWRLAVVLAVSTESVDIGLQPRRDGAGKAAAEREHGTIEAKNMQWAYRSSTGERKTAKSPEGVLSPGDVVYVERLGGEGSTSYRLRQPPKVQGGLVAMDPKTGRVLAMAGGFSYGQSEFNRATQAMRQPGSSFKPFVYAAAMDNGYTPASVIMDAPIEVVSGGQVWRPENYGGEFNGPSTLRSGIEHSRNLMTVRLANDLGMNIVAEYAERFGIYDKMPALLAMSLGSGETTVLRMVSAYSVIANGGKQIKPTLIDRIQDRYGKTIFRHEERLCDSCNAGDWQNQEEPNIVDNREQVLDPMTAYQITSMMQGVIARGTAAGKIDLGGRDVAGKTGTTNDEKDAWFVGFTPDLVAGLYMGFDNPAPLGRGGTGGGLSAPIFNEFMQAAVKDMPESKFVIPQGMNLIPIDRKTGMAAMEGDPNTIIEAFKPGTGPADSLSVIGMDSTMAPEEILKTSPQANQAVQSGAGGLY
- the prfB gene encoding peptide chain release factor 2 (programmed frameshift); this encodes MRAEIENVVDETKQAITLLRRHLDWDQAIRRLDWLNNKAEDPNLWNDAAEAQKLMRERQQLDDGINGVKQLEQQLNDHVELIEMGEEEGDESIVKEAEDALKSLKAEAARRQVEAMLSGEADANDTYLEVHSGAGGTESQDWANMLLRMYTRWAERQRFKVELLEVHDGEEAGIKSATLLVKGHNAYGWLKTESGVHRLVRISPYDSNARRHTSFSSIWVYPVVDDSINIEINESDCRIDTYRSSGAGGQHVNTTDSAVRITHIPTGIVVACQQERSQHKNRAKAWDMLRARMYEAELKKREEAASAEAASKTEIGWGHQIRSYVLQPYQLVKDLRTGVSSTAPGDVLDGDLNEFMEAALAHRISGKPDAVLEDVD